One window of the Montipora foliosa isolate CH-2021 chromosome 4, ASM3666993v2, whole genome shotgun sequence genome contains the following:
- the LOC138001102 gene encoding uncharacterized protein has product MYSIPRHINWHEISAVIHDFARRMRLTEYFFDENNTTNVNKREQPFPCNKSTWNPPTNREQALDIFLDGVKLDSTTCKPKPIRDNLTTSERQAIHQLKQRQDIVIKPADNGSGTVIMDKTWYIDECNRQLNDSKFYRRLNEDITVDIQKRVTVYVNRMYTDDLIDEKTKQYLIQPDVKPGRFYILPKVHKPDNPGRPTVSSNSHPTERISHFIDHHLQPLVHKLPSYVKDTNDFLNKLLTIGKLPSNSLLVTVDVSSPYTNIPNNEGINACDHFLRTDPHNTIPTGTICDLIRMILTMNNFTFNDSHYLQIHGTAMGTKMAPSFANFFLGLFQKNALRNAPFQPHTWLRYIDDIFMICTEMKYDKSAPILVTRALDRHKALGNSM; this is encoded by the coding sequence atgtactctATTCCTAGACACATCAACTGGCATGAAATCTCAGCCGTCATACACGACTTTGCTCGACGTATGCGACTAACAGAGTACTTCTTTGACGAGAACAACACCACTAACGTGAACAAACGTGAACAACCCTTTCCATGTAATAAAAGCACTTGGAACCCTCCCACTAACAGAGAACAGGCCCTAGATATATTCTTAGACGGTGTTAAACTTGACAGCACTACGTGTAAACCTAAACCTATTCGCGACAATCTTACCACCTCAGAACGACAGGCAATACACCAACTTAAACAACGACAAGACATTGTAATAAAACCAGCGGACAACGGTTCCGGTACGGTTATTATGGATAAAACCTGGTACATTGACGAATGCAACAGACAACTTAACGACTCTAAATTCTACCGACGCTTAAATGAAGACATCACTGTTGAcatacaaaaacgagtaacagtATACGTTAACAGAATGTACACTGACGACCTCATTgacgagaagacaaaacaatatCTGATACAACCTGACGTAAAACCAGGACGTTTCTACATCCTTCCCAAAGTACACAAGCCCGATAACCCAGGACGCCCTACTGTTTCATCTAATAGTCATCCCACTGAACGCATATCCCATTTTATTGACCACCATCTTCAACCTCTTGTCCACAAACTACCATCTTATGTTAAAGACACTAAcgattttctcaataaactaCTTACCATTGGCAAATTACCCTCTAATTCATTATTAGTAACAGTTGACGTTTCATCTCCATACACTAATATTCCAAATAATGAAGGTATTAAtgcttgtgatcattttttacgcactgatcctcacaacaccattcctactggcactatttgcgacctcatccgcatgattctcactatgaataacttcacttttaatgatagccactaccttcaaatccacggcacagctatgggcaccaaaatggccccctcttttgctaacttcttcctcgggcttttccaaaaaaatgctctaaggaacgccccattccagcctcatacttggttgagatacatcgatgatatttttatgatctgCACTGAAA